One window of the Zygotorulaspora mrakii chromosome 6, complete sequence genome contains the following:
- the RTC1 gene encoding Rtc1p (similar to Saccharomyces cerevisiae YOL138C; ancestral locus Anc_3.22): MSSNSLSRSQASSSFGRSDFKPISAGRSSFRIHHYSNGNQVPSMGSSPKARTSPWSSFGNNGFLNEGSWRESHYGEVDTSTEAPAPRRQQRPSVPKSSGLIYHTKAKKELASIDKINDPSVHGLVCAGKAHLGYYRFSEENHSITCTHDFMTTESSGQQGSFSPIIKKRGRQTKLSTIADVKTGYYSHKNYAAICHNSTVVSVYDLNKTSSLENPLVTTLSEHVRSVNCFEFNSVQTNLLISGGQDACVKVWDLRSSGMNKGSRSDVKISTASDSIRDVKWMPIQNYAHVGSPQDVKNGNNAGFKFASIHNSGMLLLFDLRQPNQVERRINAHTGLGLCLNWHPSCEYIATGGRDGKCCLWYVGDKPQHDTNPHFLQMSSMYTPHALNTTGSNSLAVLPEVTINTGLPVTKLKFCPGSNTNALNASLALSSMNEEAAVTVYSLARKYIPKHVLTTAAPSLGLVWWDDKLIFSVDKDDHITGWNVQQEPTVLDNLSRCTTKWRDIGGNGLLFTDQQKGGYDVEQTPAVLLEDKKNLSHKASISSVTNIKNTSRFMESMKKGMSHTNLPSFSADRSSLLKPGHSFSGKSLGPGSLGLSHHNSSVSSSPFNFASDAPELRNIESPAVVTLDLPLILNSMRLSRIPAQKSKSLYPEASAIVESPVKVFKFLARELEFSYNHAKRQGEAKTYNQEASSNDEEIKEDLMERYGLSENTTWAALVNKKNESDASRNRHISKGTDSKGIDSNAESISKKEDAQNYEKTSELRKKKSALTESINDLTSVVQQKIDLLMELIPICTHNASVYSYIDDLPNFKIWLLVRDSLLWDLKKMSTENPAIPIDDCNTLPIQMQEVSRNASITADDNDLSESACESGATSGINSYVEDLPQALRENYNESFKKKKSSEMVSDLKRQFMAEKVANTENQRHLHHVQDKNSKSWKEIEDATERGDVSNVYDGSDIEDDNDTEPISLGEGDGIPILGKRPHRLSFIDTFMTDVRSPGVPENESYMKSRHALSLSHSSPVSKMSSLHSLNPHSTSTALPKKTAGLMALTGSPDLKKPQLSKSKLSEFGQLLARHRSSDLLQDDFNSKKFKTKSVIPPWNTKKLMKQLYEQAAETGDVLLAVNILLLFQNVYHITTTDIVKSSLAQFTKILHQYELFEISAAILKYSPWDDIMHTEGGQSSIQLFCDKCGTLIMNESSKEKYTLECQKVGNDDPMKRFGYWYCDACKKPNTLCVVCEKPLKNLCMVILDCGHQGHLECLQEWFLQEGMTECPAGCMNNIGI; this comes from the coding sequence ATGAGCAGCAACTCGCTTTCTAGAAGTCAGgcgtcttcttcttttggtAGAAGCGACTTTAAGCCAATTTCTGCGGGCAGATCTTCATTTCGTATTCATCATTATTCGAATGGGAATCAAGTTCCATCCATGGGAAGCTCTCCAAAAGCAAGGACTTCACCCTGGTCTTCATTTGGCAATAACGGATTTCTCAATGAGGGAAGTTGGAGGGAGTCCCATTACGGGGAAGTCGATACATCCACAGAAGCACCTGCACCTAGAAGACAACAGAGACCTAGCGTACCGAAGTCATCTGGTTTAATATATCATACAAAGGCCAAGAAGGAACTTGCAAGCATCGACAAAATAAATGATCCATCTGTTCATGGATTGGTTTGTGCAGGAAAAGCCCATTTGGGTTATTATAGGTTTTCAGAAGAAAATCATTCCATCACTTGCACGCATGATTTCATGACAACAGAGAGCTCAGGGCAGCAAGGCTCCTTTTCTCCCAttataaagaaaagaggaagacAGACAAAACTGAGTACTATTGCCGACGTAAAAACTGGATATTACAGTCACAAGAATTATGCTGCGATATGTCACAATTCGACTGTGGTGTCAGTCTATGATCTGAACAAAACCTCTTCATTAGAGAATCCACTAGTCACTACTCTTTCCGAACATGTGAGATCGGTGAATTGCTTCGAGTTTAATAGTGTTCAAACGAATTTGTTAATAAGCGGTGGTCAAGATGCATGCGTCAAGGTGTGGGATCTCCGATCTAGCGGTATGAACAAAGGTAGTAGGAGTGACGTGAAAATATCTACAGCGTCTGATTCTATAAGAGATGTTAAATGGATGCCAATTCAGAATTATGCTCACGTAGGCTCCCCACAAGACGTGAAAAACGGGAATAATGCAGGATTTAAATTTGCATCGATACATAATTCAGGAATGcttcttctctttgatCTAAGGCAACCAAATCAAgtggaaagaagaataaaTGCGCACACGGGTCTGGGACTCTGTCTAAACTGGCACCCTAGCTGTGAATATATTGCAACCGGTGGCAGAGATGGTAAGTGTTGTCTATGGTATGTCGGCGACAAACCTCAGCATGACACAAATCCACACTTTCTTCAGATGTCCTCAATGTATACACCACATGCTCTGAATACAACTGGCTCAAACAGTTTAGCAGTACTGCCCGAAGTAACGATAAATACAGGGTTGCCTGTCACAAAGTTAAAGTTCTGCCCCGGCTCTAACACAAATGCACTCAATGCTTCGCTTGCTTTATCTTCTATGAATGAGGAAGCTGCTGTAACCGTTTATTCTCTGGCAAGAAAATACATTCCAAAACATGTGCTTACAACTGCTGCACCATCCTTAGGTTTGGTTTGGTGGGACGATAAGCTCATATTTAGTGTTGATAAGGACGACCACATAACTGGGTGGAATGTGCAACAGGAGCCAACCGTTTTAGATAACCTTTCGCGATGTACCACAAAATGGAGAGACATTGGAGGTAATGGTCTACTCTTCACCGATCAACAGAAAGGTGGGTATGACGTAGAACAAACACCTGCAGTGCTCcttgaagataaaaaaaatttgagtcATAAGGCAAGTATCTCCTCCGTCACTAATATTAAGAACACTTCCAGATTTATGGAGAGCATGAAAAAAGGAATGAGTCACACCAATCTGCCATCCTTTTCAGCTGACAGATCTTCATTACTGAAGCCAGGACATTCTTTCAGTGGAAAAAGCTTGGGGCCAGGCTCTTTGGGCTTATCACACCATAATTCAAGTGTATCATCTAGTCCTTTCAATTTTGCGAGCGATGCGCCTGAATTGAGAAACATCGAATCTCCTGCCGTTGTTACACTGGATCTACCTCTTATTTTGAACTCAATGAGATTATCTCGTATACCAGCGCAGAAGAGTAAGTCCCTTTATCCGGAAGCATCTGCTATTGTGGAGTCCCCTgtcaaagttttcaaatttttagcGAGAGAGTTGGAGTTCTCTTATAATCATGCAAAAAGACAAGGAGAAGCAAAGACCTATAACCAAGAGGCGTCTTccaatgatgaagagatAAAAGAAGATCTCATGGAACGTTATGGTCTTTCAGAAAATACCACTTGGGCCGCATTGGTgaacaagaagaatgaAAGCGACGCTAGCAGGAATCGTCACATTTCAAAGGGCACAGATTCAAAAGGTATTGATTCCAACGCAGAATCAATTTCGAAAAAGGAAGATGCACAAAATTACGAAAAAACATCGGAGTTGcggaaaaagaagagtgCTCTGACTGAAAGCATCAATGATTTAACATCAGTCGTTCAACAGAAAATCGATCTTCTAATGGAATTGATTCCGATATGTACCCATAATGCCTCAGTTTACTCATATATTGATGATCtaccaaatttcaaaatatggCTACTTGTAAGAGATTCACTATTGTGGGACTTAAAGAAGATGAGCACGGAAAATCCAGCTATACCCATTGATGATTGCAATACACTTCCCATTCAGATGCAGGAAGTTTCACGAAATGCATCAATCACAGCTGATGACAATGATTTAAGTGAATCAGCGTGTGAAAGTGGCGCCACAAGTGGAATAAATTCATACGTAGAAGATCTACCGCAGGCTCTTCGAGAAAATTACAACGAGTCATTtaagaagaagaagtctTCAGAGATGGTTTCTGATTTGAAACGACAATTTATGGCTGAAAAAGTTGCAAATACAGAAAACCAACGCCACCTGCATCACGTACAGGATAAGAATTCGAAGAGTTGGaaggaaattgaagatgcGACTGAAAGAGGTGATGTTTCGAATGTTTACGACGGTtcagatattgaagatgacaATGATACAGAACCAATCAGCCTAGGTGAAGGCGACGGAATCCCTATATTGGGCAAGAGGCCCCATCGTCTCTCTTTTATAGATACTTTCATGACAGATGTAAGATCACCGGGTGTTCcagaaaatgaatcatATATGAAAAGCAGGCATGCTCTTTCGTTAAGTCACAGCAGTCCAGTAAGTAAGATGTCTTCACTTCACAGTTTAAATCCTCATTCAACTTCAACAGCACTCCCAAAAAAAACCGCCGGACTTATGGCACTTACAGGATCCCCCGACCTGAAGAAACCGCAGTTGAGCAAAAGCAAACTCTCCGAGTTTGGGCAGTTGCTGGCACGACATCGATCGAGTGATCTCTTACAAGATGatttcaattccaaaaaatttaaaacaAAATCTGTTATACCACCTTGGAATACCAAGAAATTAATGAAACAACTTTACGAACAAGCAGCAGAAACGGGGGATGTTTTGCTTGCGGTAAATATTCTActgctttttcaaaatgtctACCATATAACTACTACAGATATTGTGAAGAGTTCTTTAGCGCAATTCACAAAAATCTTACACCAATATGAgctatttgaaatttctgcTGCAATATTAAAGTACTCTCCATGGGATGATATCATGCACACGGAGGGGGGCCAATCGTCAATTCAATTATTTTGTGACAAATGTGGCACTCTAATAATGAACGAAAGCTCTAAGGAGAAATATACATTAGAATGTCAAAAAGTTGGTAATGATGATCCCATGAAAAGGTTTGGCTATTGGTACTGCGATGCTTGTAAAAAACCAAATACTCTTTGCGTTGTTTGTGAAAAACCACTAAAAAATCTCTGTATGGTAATACTCGATTGTGGACATCAGGGTCATTTGGAATGCTTGCAAGAGTGGTTTTTACAGGAAGGCATGACTGAATGTCCAGCCGGTTGCATGAATAACATCggtatttga
- the HXT14 gene encoding Hxt14p (similar to Saccharomyces cerevisiae HXT14 (YNL318C); ancestral locus Anc_3.23): MSSIYNKKNPEEDAKEGLSKELSGDTVDLPKDLSPHSDMLTLEKSPCLLKPIFLCVCISFGGFMFGWDVGTIGGITNMQSFQAYFGTITDPVTGLKRFPDLIIGLLISIFNIGCAIGGLTLAKLGDFKGRKLGIIAAIAVYWVGLQLQVINHQKWLQFFFGRVVTGLAVGSTAVLIPMFISESAPTKIRGSMVVLYQLMVTLGILAGNIINYICLKSFSSQPNDNRQWQVPLLLGFAWSVIILVGLSFTPESAQYLMLKRNDVQKAKRSFSLMNGIDEEDEKTYEFIEESMREKQDMLKMGKQQGIFEFITGKPKLGLRLLIGVLVMTFQQLSGINYFFYYGTTIFERAHLDPYLTPIVLSGVNFGATFVGIYLVEALGRKSCLLLGSVGMFCCMMIYASVGSFALESVSSAGIMTATTCVYIFFFATTLGPVTFVLVSELFPMKTRATSMAICSSFNWLFNFAISLLTPTITSKIGFLYGYFFAGCLFLSALCVWILVPETRNKTEADINRIYECTNSE, encoded by the coding sequence aTGTCTAGCATttacaataaaaaaaaccCAGAGGAAGACGCAAAGGAGGGTCTGTCTAAGGAGCTGAGTGGCGACACCGTTGATTTGCCAAAGGACCTCAGTCCACACTCGGACATGCTAACATTAGAGAAAAGTCCTTGCCTCTTAAAACCGATTTTTCTTTGCGTTTGCATTTCTTTTGGTGGGTTCATGTTTGGTTGGGATGTTGGGACTATTGGTGGTATTACAAATATGCAGAGCTTTCAAGCATATTTTGGTACAATCACCGACCCTGTCACAGGCTTGAAACGATTTCCTGACTTAATAATTGGGCTGCTCATTTCAATATTCAATATTGGTTGTGCAATTGGTGGGTTAACGTTAGCGAAATTGGGCGATTTTAAAGGTAGAAAACTGGGGATCATTGCTGCCATAGCAGTATATTGGGTTGGTTTGCAGCTGCAAGTGATAAACCATCAAAAATGGttacaatttttttttggaagagtTGTTACAGGTTTGGCAGTTGGTTCTACTGCTGTGTTGATACCCATGTTTATATCTGAAAGTGCACCCACTAAAATAAGGGGGTCCATGGTTGTATTATATCAGCTGATGGTGACCTTAGGTATCCTTGCTGGTAATATTATCAATTACATCTGTCTAAAATCTTTCTCGTCGCAACCAAATGATAATAGACAATGGCAAGTGCCCCTGCTTTTAGGGTTTGCTTGGTCAGTGATCATTTTAGTAGGACTTTCATTCACTCCAGAATCCGCCCAATATTTAATGCTGAAAAGGAATGATGttcaaaaagcaaaaagaTCGTTTTCACTCATGAATGgtattgatgaagaggatgaaaaaacctatgaatttattgaagagTCAATGAGAGAAAAACAAGACATGCTTAAAATGGGAAAGCAGCAAggaatctttgaatttatcacTGGTAAACCAAAACTAGGATTGAGGCTCTTAATAGGCGTCTTGGTGATGACTTTCCAACAGTTATCGGGtatcaattattttttttattacGGCACGACAATATTCGAAAGAGCTCATCTAGATCCTTATCTCACGCCGATCGTTTTGTCCGGGGTGAATTTTGGTGCTACTTTTGTCGGTATTTACCTTGTTGAAGCCCttggaagaaaatcatGTTTACTACTGGGGTCAGTAGGGATGTTTTGTTGCATGATGATTTATGCTAGTGTTGGGAGTTTCGCACTAGAGTCGGTTAGCTCGGCAGGCATCATGACAGCTACCACATGtgtttatattttcttctttgccACAACCTTGGGACCAGTAACGTTTGTACTGGTATCAGAGCTTTTCCCAATGAAAACAAGAGCGACTTCTATGGCaatttgctcttctttcaattggttGTTCAATTTTGCCATATCCCTGCTCACACCAACAATCACGTCTAAAATTGGTTTCCTTTATGGGTACTTTTTTGCTGGATGCTTATTCTTATCTGCGTTATGTGTATGGATATTAGTACcagaaacaagaaataaaactGAAGCAGACATAAACAGGATTTACGAGTGTACCAACAGTGAGTAA